CTTGCTCGGGTTAGGAGTGCCTTCACGCTCAACCATTACCGGTGAAATCGGTTTTAATGTGCTTGGAAATGCATCGCTCTGAGCGTGGTTGCGAGCAAGGCATGGTCCGATGGTCACCTCTTTCGCGAGTCTTAGCAACATCTTTTGATCGACGCCGGTTACGTATTGCCGCGGGAATCCTGCAATTTGACTAGGGTCACGCGTGGGTGACTGCGGGTTGGGAAACGTTTTTCAAGTATTGCTTCCTGGCGGGTTGAATGGGGGGGCAGAGCAGGATTTCCGATGCGGCGAGTGAGAGCGCTCTAGTCGCGTTCTCGCTGTTTGGGGGGCAGGTGCTGGCTACGTTTGTAGCGGGCATCTCGTCCATCATTCTGGCGAGGATACTGGGCCCTGAAGGCTACGGCAGGTACTCGCTTGCCCCCACCGTTGCGGGCCTGCTGATGCTGGGTACGGGTTTCGGCACAACCGCGGCTCTGACTAGGGAGGTGTCTAGGGCGGTGGCGCAGGGGGATTCCAGGTCGGCGGCGCAGCTCGTCGGTGTGGTCCTCCGCTTCAACCTTCTCGCCTCGCTCGGTGCAGCTGCTGTCGGTTTCGCGCTGGCTGAGCAGCTCTCGCAGGCGCTCCTCAACCGGCCGGATTTAGCCCCGCTTGCCCGCTTAATGCTCCCCCTGGTGATTGTTGATACGCTCTTCAACGTGGCTTCCGCAGCGCTGCTGGGCCTCAGCGACGCCAAGGCTTTAGCTCTGCTGCCGGTGGCTCGGGACGCGGTGAGGAGCGTAGCTTCGCCCCTCCTCGCGCTGAGGTTCGGCTGCGAGGGGGCTCTGGCGGGCTTCGTAGCGGGTCACGCTGCAGCTGCGGCTCTGGGGGTAGCGATGCTGAAGGCGAGGTTTCGGGAGCTGAGGGCTGCGCCGTGGGGGGAGCTGCGGCCCTTGCTGAGGTACGGCCTCCCCCTCTACACCTCGGTTGCGTTGAGCACCTCGCTGGCGACGTACCAGAACTCCATCATAGCGTGGGTTGCTACGGATGAGGAGGTGGGCAACCTGAAGGTGGCCGCCAACTTCGTCGCGCTCCTCCAGCTGGTCTCCTTCCCCATATCGTCGGCCCTCTTCCCCGCGTTCTCAAGGATGGAGAAGGGAGAAGCGGGGAGGGCTTTCCGCTACGCGGTCAAGTACTCCTCCCTCGTCCTAGTCCCCGCAGGTGCCTTCACGATTGTCGCGGCTAGAGACCTAGTGAGGCTCGTCTACGGGGGGGCGTACGCTCTCGCTCCAGCCTACCTTTCCCTCAACGCCGTCAGCCTCCTCTGGAGCGGTCTCGGCAGCGCCGTTCTAGCGAGCTTCTTCCAGGGGATCGGCGAGACGCGCGTCCTCTTTGCGGTGACGCTCACCAACGCCGCTCTCTTCGTGCCTCTATCGGCCGCGCTCGCGCCGTGGCTCGGCGTCTTCGGCGTCATTATCGCCACCCTCCTCTCAAACCTCGCTTCCACGCTCTACGGTTTGAGGGAAGCTGTCAAGAGGGATGCGAGCATCGATTGGAGAACCGCGGTGCTGGTGTGCGCGTCCGCCCTCTCGGCCGCAGCGGTGGTAGTCGTGCTCGGCCACCTTAGGGCCCACTACATCCTCCGCCTCGCCGCCTCAGCCGCCGCTTTCCTGGCCGCTTACGGTGCCCTACTGCCACTAACAGGCTGCCTCGAGAGAGCGGATCTAGAGTCACTAGAGGCGGCGTTCTCGCGCGAGCCCCTGAGAACCCTCGCTCGACCAGTGCTTAAGCTGGAGAGCGTTTTACTCCGAGCTACTGAAAACCTCCTGCACAAAACACCGTGAGGAGAGGGGGGCGCCCGTTCGTTCCCTCTAGACAACCTTCACGGGAGCGACGCGGTAGCGAGAGTTTTCCGGGTTGGTCTCAAGCAGCCTCGCGCAGAGTTAAAGAGGGGCGGTGACTGGTGCATCACGTGCCCCGTAGAAGGGCGCCGAGGAAGGCTTTGAGGAAGCTTGGCCTATGGGCGGCCGCAACGTTGCTCGCGGCGCTCCTGGTAATCTTGATCGCTGTGCTGCTCACTCCTCCCCGCCGGCCGAGCACTGGCGTTGGGAAGAGCGCGTTGATCATCGACTCCCTTTACGATTGGACGCCTAACGATCGGCTGCTAGCGCGGCTCGTACAAACTTTCTCAGACGCTGGGTACAGCGTGAAGGTGATCAAGGGCAGGGACGCCACTGTGGACGCCTTCAGGAACCTGACCGCTTACGACGTTGTAATCGTGCGCTGCCACGGTGCCTACTTCAAGGCCGGCGAGGTTCTAGGGGGGAGGGTTCTCGGCGATGCTGCGCCAGTGGTATTCACGGGGGAGGAGTTCAGCGAGTGCCTACCCCTCT
The Thermofilaceae archaeon DNA segment above includes these coding regions:
- a CDS encoding oligosaccharide flippase family protein; this translates as MGGQSRISDAASESALVAFSLFGGQVLATFVAGISSIILARILGPEGYGRYSLAPTVAGLLMLGTGFGTTAALTREVSRAVAQGDSRSAAQLVGVVLRFNLLASLGAAAVGFALAEQLSQALLNRPDLAPLARLMLPLVIVDTLFNVASAALLGLSDAKALALLPVARDAVRSVASPLLALRFGCEGALAGFVAGHAAAAALGVAMLKARFRELRAAPWGELRPLLRYGLPLYTSVALSTSLATYQNSIIAWVATDEEVGNLKVAANFVALLQLVSFPISSALFPAFSRMEKGEAGRAFRYAVKYSSLVLVPAGAFTIVAARDLVRLVYGGAYALAPAYLSLNAVSLLWSGLGSAVLASFFQGIGETRVLFAVTLTNAALFVPLSAALAPWLGVFGVIIATLLSNLASTLYGLREAVKRDASIDWRTAVLVCASALSAAAVVVVLGHLRAHYILRLAASAAAFLAAYGALLPLTGCLERADLESLEAAFSREPLRTLARPVLKLESVLLRATENLLHKTP